In the genome of Impatiens glandulifera chromosome 6, dImpGla2.1, whole genome shotgun sequence, the window CAAACCTATTATCATCGTACTCCAAGATATGACATCTTTCTCCCACATTTTAGTGAAAACATTGTTTGATTCCTCCAAGCTTCCGCATTTGCAGTACATATCGATTAGTGCATTGTTGAGGATTAAATCTTGCTCAAATTTGAGTACATGAACGTGAACTTGTCTTCCTAGCTCTAGTAAGGCTAAGCCCGTACAAGCCCTTAATACACTTGTTAGACTAGGTTGATCGGGTTCGAGTCCAAATCTTTTCATCTTCTTGAAAAGATTCAAGGCACCATCACCGTCAGTGTTCTGAGCAAAGCCTCCGATGATTGAGTTCCAAACGACTGGATCTTCACTTGACACCTCGTTGAAAATGCGGATGGATTTATCCAATTCACCCCATTTTGAGTAAATATCGATTAAAGCACTTCGAATAAAGGGATCAAAATCTAGACCATCTTTAATCACACAACAATGGAGCTGTCTAAGGTCTGTCAAACCATGGCATGCCCTGAAAACAGTTGAGTAAGTATACATATTAGGCTTGAttccttccttcatcatcagaaCCAACAAATCCAATGCCTTGACTTTATCCCCAGCTTTAACATAAGCAGCTATTAATGTAGTCCAGGAAACAACATTTCTCTCAGACATTTCATCGAACAGGCTATGTGCATCTCGTACAAGACCGAATTTAACATACATATTGAGTAAAACATTGGTTAAGAAGGTTTTGGGTCGATGCCCATATGAGAAGAGATGGTTATGAATAATCTTAACTTGCTTGATAGTACCACGAGACAAACAACACTTTAGGAGTTCCGAATAAGTAATACAATCAGCCCATACTCTGTTTATCTGCATGTAGTTCAATGTTTCCATGGCCATGTGAAGGTCCCTTTGGTAGCAGAATCTAGTGAAGTCATCGACCAGAGACGAGGAAGATGGTGCATTTGTCGCAGGTCCATTATTACCCCGCAACTCAATGGCGGCTGCTGTAGAGAAGGAAATGGGTTGAAGGAAAATGGGTATATATTGTTGACCAGTAAATTTAATAGCGGCAGCAGCAATTCCATAACTAAGCTTTAATCTTGGAATTGAAGGGATCTTCATTTCTTTGTTAACCTTCCCCTTCTACCAAACAAATTTTTGGAAGATTTCCGATGAATTCTCTATCTAAACATTTGAATTTGTAGTGCTTGGAATCAAAATATCACAAGAATTCTGGAATTTCTTTCGCGTACAGTAGCCAGCTGAAGAAAGAAATTATGAAAAGATTTGAACTTTGAAGATGGTGAATGGTGATTGTCAGACAGATCGAGTCGGGTCGGATTAACCGGGAAATGTGAGAAAATGGCCCTAAAAAGGCCTAAAATGCGGGGAAAGtgcaacctaaaaaaaaaaaaaaaaaacaaaaaaacaaaacggGTGACCCtttttactgtttttggacgattttgcccaAATCGGAGGTTGCGTGACACAACCGGAATCGCgagatgaaatttttttttcgtctcgcgattgcgtGACGTAATTGGGCATTTTCTTCAAttggacattttttttttgtctcgcGATTGCGTGACACTTTCCGTATTTAAGGCTTTCTAAGGCCcatctcctcaaatttcccGATTAACCAGTGGTTAAAATGAGCCCGTAAGGTGATGACAGACGAGGCATGCGGCCCGAGCCACTGGATAACATTGGGATTCAACGGTTTAGATATTGCCACGATGAAACAAAGTTGAAAGAGGTatgattatatttgaaaaatgattaattCTTTGTGGTTATATTTgagactttattttttatttaggaatTTAAATAACCATATATTTTCCAATTCAATTTAAGACTTCCACTCTTATCACCACTTGAAATATTTGAATGATTGAAGAGGTTAGTTATAACTTGTAATATAATTGGTttggttattttaaataattttgttgggAATTATTGTTTTCTAGAGAATTTGAATGACAAATCAATTAA includes:
- the LOC124942597 gene encoding pentatricopeptide repeat-containing protein At2g03880, mitochondrial, whose amino-acid sequence is MKIPSIPRLKLSYGIAAAAIKFTGQQYIPIFLQPISFSTAAAIELRGNNGPATNAPSSSSLVDDFTRFCYQRDLHMAMETLNYMQINRVWADCITYSELLKCCLSRGTIKQVKIIHNHLFSYGHRPKTFLTNVLLNMYVKFGLVRDAHSLFDEMSERNVVSWTTLIAAYVKAGDKVKALDLLVLMMKEGIKPNMYTYSTVFRACHGLTDLRQLHCCVIKDGLDFDPFIRSALIDIYSKWGELDKSIRIFNEVSSEDPVVWNSIIGGFAQNTDGDGALNLFKKMKRFGLEPDQPSLTSVLRACTGLALLELGRQVHVHVLKFEQDLILNNALIDMYCKCGSLEESNNVFTKMWEKDVISWSTMIIGLAQNGFSREALEMFESMKASRIKPNYITLVGVLFACSHAGLVEDGLFYFYSMKKVFGIEPGREHYGCMVDLLGRAGRFDEAIKLIHDMKCEPDVVTWRTLLGACRVHNNTDIAIYAAKEILNLQPEDAGAYILLSNIYANSERWKDVAQVRKDMNIHGIRKEPGCSWIEVNRKIHAFILGDKSHPQIGDITSELKILIWKLKEVGYIPDTNFILQDLEGEQKEDALFFHSEKLAIVFGMMNLPKESVIRIRKNLRTCGDCHNFAKILSSMDNRNIVLRDPIRYHHFKNGVCSCGDYW